From the genome of Dermacentor silvarum isolate Dsil-2018 unplaced genomic scaffold, BIME_Dsil_1.4 Seq937, whole genome shotgun sequence, one region includes:
- the LOC125942038 gene encoding uncharacterized protein LOC125942038: MAESALQLRAYDPEAMAWTTVPTSGDANSTVFPKIRSQALLQAAERRSQDKAKMTASNAAPAAGSLVGNMNAPATRATGRKGKAFTKWKPRPIIKPAPENYVIVIKPRERVSLHEAFTETGYGTAISAYLGPERARATSVLPSRDQNIIIVHTPDIEAADRLIGDFAVNTEKGSVPLHGYLRQDGGNTCHGVIVVRNTDTTETLQHRVCWRAGTIVEIRKFGTSNKARITFAGKEKPRYVHYDNMVVSVQNYYKTIPACGQCGTVGHRGDACPNLQPNTCGLCGLHAPLVEGVRAPHNCVPRCSVCGGAHATNSRDCAAKFRTPKTAAKKSGKQKMTPKNKSRHLGQPSDQLPPHGGMEKRAAETHGKTGAWVNAVKNGRQVSNSGGAASSPPLTPLPSARSAEQDQIATLRAQNEMLLKKLTN; the protein is encoded by the coding sequence ATGGCGGAATCCGCGCTCCAATTGCGCGCGTACgaccctgaggcgatggcgtggACCACGGTCCCCACCAGCGGTGACGCAAATTCGACGGTTTTTCCGAAAATTCGGAGTCAAGCTTTACTTCAAGCGGCCGAACGCCGCTCCCAGGACAAAGCCAAGATGACGGCGTCCAACGCCGCCCCGGCCGCCGGCTCATTGGTCGGAAACATGAACGCTCCCGCGACGCGCGCCACGGGACGCAAGGGCAAGGCGTTCACGAAGTGGAAGCCGCGCCCAATCATCAAACCTGCTCCCGAAAACTACGTCATAGTAATCAAGCCCAGAGAACGTGTTTCTCTTCACGAGGCGTTCACGGAAACCGGCTACGGCACCGCCATCTCGGCGTACCTCGGGCCGGAACGGGCCCGCGCCACCTCCGTTCTGCCATCGCGAGACCAAAACATCATCATCGTGCATACCCCGGACATCGAGGCGGCCGACCGGCTCATCGGGGACTTTGCAGTAAATACCGAGAAGGGATCGGTCCCACTTCACGGTTACTTGAGACAAGACGGCGGCAACACGTGCCACGGAGTGATCGTGGTCCGTAACACGGACACCACGGAAACCCTTCAACACCGAGTGTGCTGGCGTGCTGGCACCATCGTGGAAATCCGAAAATTTGGAACATCCAACAAGGCACGCATCACCTTCGCGGGTAAGGAGAAGCCCCGTTACGTGCATTATGACAACATGGTCGTCTCTGTGCAAAACTATTACAAAACTATCCCCGCCTGCGGCCAGTGTGGGACCGTCGGGCACCGCGGGGATGCATGTCCGAACCTGCAGCCGAACACGTGTGGACTCTGCGGACTCCATGCTCCGCTAGTGGAGGGAGTGCGGGCCCCTCACAACTGTGTTCCCCGTTGTTCTGTGTGCGGTGGTGCCCATGCCACCAACTCTCGCGACTGTGCGGCAAAATTCCGCACACCCAAGACGGCCGCCAAAAAGAGCGGGAAACAGAAAATGACGCCCAAGAACAAAagccgccatcttgggcaacCCAGCGACCAGCTGCCACCACACGGCGGCATGGAGAAACGAGCGGCGGAGACGCACGGCAAAACCGGGGCGTGGGTCAATGCCGTCAAAAACGGGCGCCAGGTGAGCAATTCGGGCGGGGCTGCTTCTTCCCCCCCTCTTACTCCCctcccaagcgcgcggagcgccGAGCAAGATCAAATAGCAACACTCAGGGCCCAAAACGAGATGCTGCTAAAAAAATTAACGAATTAG